A single region of the Spirochaetales bacterium genome encodes:
- the yajC gene encoding preprotein translocase subunit YajC, translated as MSQMFSTLPLLQAGQGQDGLMGMVPTIVMMVAIFAVFYFLLIRPQRKKQKELKEMLDALKKGDKVQTIGGIRGTIVGVKEKTVVIKVDDNTKLEFARDAVQTVVKKSDEGEEETDS; from the coding sequence ATGAGTCAAATGTTTTCAACACTTCCATTATTACAGGCAGGCCAGGGCCAGGACGGACTGATGGGTATGGTCCCCACGATTGTGATGATGGTCGCCATTTTTGCCGTATTTTACTTTCTTCTTATCAGACCGCAGAGGAAAAAACAGAAAGAACTCAAGGAAATGCTCGACGCATTGAAAAAGGGTGATAAGGTTCAAACCATCGGCGGGATTCGCGGAACAATCGTCGGCGTCAAGGAAAAAACCGTTGTCATAAAAGTCGATGATAATACAAAACTGGAGTTTGCGCGGGATGCCGTACAAACGGTCGTGAAAAAAAGCGATGAAGGGGAAGAAGAAACGGATTCTTGA
- the secD gene encoding protein translocase subunit SecD: MSKRFRFVIILVLLGVAAFFLYPTFKWYVQLDETKRELSSSSNAQVKVYAQNRAREAIDELRELLLKPYTVSNLKNPEMLLTKLKKGEEPLYAFLKEKLSDQGRALVSGYEAEKKVTEGMKEDFVSELNRIIRDGLFYDEEAFEDFELTKRVRDKAEEYASSEKEYPDGYFIIINRSIFEEVFQREIVDIPLPKEYGFLKKNIDLYYKSIKKSGPPVATVTSAFKCFLRRADMMTAIEDHYHNEITALKETRRGTVQLGLDLMGGMKITIRANFEEMAKDRGEPISTEQREDAMKRVLEILNNRIDQFGVTEPQIRRQGEERIIIELPGVADPERIRGVIRGKGRLNFHIVDKEATDKLREYIEKSGGNFRLDTESLRAQGIIPAGTVAREVVKKDKYGNDETEGYAVIQEAIGLSGNYIEDAQVQRDPTMLRPIVTFNLSSEGGERFYKLTSDNEKETLAILLDDKIKFQATIEEPIRDRVQVRGQGITVEEAQDLALVLRTGALPVPLEIIAQEAVGASLGEDSINQGLNAILLGVILVIGFMLVYYKGGGIVADVALCLNFFLMAAALSVLNFTLTLPSIAGFILTIGMSVDANVIIFERIKEEYKIGKSRKAAVSTGFSKAFLTIVDANITTFIAAVVLAYFGKGPIQGFAWVLAIGIVCSMITALFVARLMFDFITDVFKAKRLSLGWRVSK, translated from the coding sequence ATGAGTAAGCGTTTCAGATTTGTCATTATTCTTGTTCTCCTCGGGGTGGCCGCTTTCTTTCTTTACCCGACCTTCAAGTGGTATGTCCAGCTTGACGAGACCAAAAGAGAATTGTCGTCGAGCTCGAATGCACAGGTAAAAGTGTATGCCCAGAACAGAGCCCGTGAAGCAATCGACGAATTGAGAGAACTTCTCCTTAAGCCCTATACGGTTTCCAATCTGAAAAATCCCGAAATGCTCCTTACGAAGCTGAAAAAGGGGGAAGAGCCGCTTTATGCCTTCCTGAAAGAAAAGCTATCGGATCAGGGGCGGGCACTTGTCTCCGGCTATGAGGCGGAAAAGAAAGTGACCGAAGGGATGAAAGAGGACTTTGTGTCGGAACTGAACCGGATTATACGGGACGGGCTTTTCTACGATGAGGAGGCGTTCGAGGATTTCGAGTTGACCAAACGGGTGAGGGACAAGGCGGAAGAATATGCCTCTTCGGAAAAAGAATACCCCGACGGGTATTTCATAATCATCAACCGGTCGATTTTTGAAGAGGTTTTCCAGCGTGAAATCGTGGATATTCCATTACCCAAAGAGTATGGATTTCTCAAAAAAAATATCGATCTCTACTACAAAAGCATAAAAAAATCCGGCCCCCCGGTTGCAACCGTCACCTCCGCTTTCAAATGCTTTTTACGCAGGGCGGATATGATGACGGCGATCGAGGATCATTATCATAACGAAATTACCGCCCTCAAGGAAACGAGAAGGGGAACGGTTCAACTTGGCCTCGATCTGATGGGCGGGATGAAAATAACGATCCGCGCTAATTTCGAGGAAATGGCGAAAGACAGGGGTGAACCGATCAGCACCGAACAGCGGGAAGACGCGATGAAACGCGTACTCGAAATCCTCAACAACAGGATCGACCAGTTCGGGGTAACGGAACCCCAGATCAGGAGACAGGGGGAGGAACGGATCATTATCGAACTTCCCGGCGTCGCCGACCCCGAACGAATCAGGGGCGTCATCCGGGGAAAGGGGCGGCTCAACTTTCATATCGTCGACAAGGAAGCGACGGACAAACTCCGGGAATACATCGAAAAATCGGGCGGGAACTTCAGACTGGACACGGAAAGCCTCCGCGCCCAGGGAATTATCCCCGCCGGCACCGTCGCCCGAGAGGTGGTGAAAAAGGACAAGTACGGGAACGACGAGACGGAAGGATACGCCGTTATCCAGGAGGCGATCGGACTTTCGGGTAATTATATCGAGGACGCCCAGGTTCAGCGCGATCCGACGATGTTGAGACCGATCGTCACCTTCAACCTGAGTTCGGAAGGCGGTGAACGCTTTTACAAGCTGACCTCGGATAACGAAAAGGAAACCCTCGCCATTCTTCTCGACGACAAGATCAAGTTCCAGGCCACGATCGAGGAACCGATTCGGGACAGGGTCCAGGTAAGGGGCCAGGGAATCACGGTCGAGGAAGCACAGGACCTCGCCCTCGTCCTTCGTACCGGGGCGCTTCCCGTTCCCCTCGAAATCATCGCGCAGGAGGCGGTCGGGGCGTCACTCGGGGAAGATTCGATCAATCAGGGACTCAATGCCATTTTACTCGGGGTAATACTCGTGATCGGTTTTATGCTGGTCTATTACAAGGGCGGCGGGATCGTCGCGGATGTCGCGCTTTGCCTCAATTTCTTTCTGATGGCCGCGGCCCTCTCCGTGCTGAATTTTACCCTTACCCTTCCGAGTATCGCCGGGTTTATCCTCACCATCGGTATGTCGGTGGATGCGAATGTCATTATTTTCGAACGTATCAAGGAAGAGTATAAAATAGGGAAGTCGAGGAAGGCGGCTGTTTCCACCGGATTTTCAAAGGCCTTTCTCACTATTGTCGACGCGAACATAACGACCTTTATTGCCGCGGTCGTTCTGGCGTATTTCGGGAAAGGACCGATACAGGGTTTCGCATGGGTGCTTGCCATCGGCATCGTCTGCTCGATGATAACGGCACTCTTTGTTGCACGACTGATGTTTGATTTTATTACCGATGTGTTCAAGGCCAAGCGCTTAAGCCTCGGCTGGAGGGTCTCGAAATGA
- the secF gene encoding protein translocase subunit SecF has protein sequence MKKVIKFTRIRVVMFIISLLLIIGLGVGTLFWGQFNLGIDFTGGLNMQVQIAPVAFSIDYEGEGFVEVRLMGGVLTMKLDMGEEENRYEFRLQNYETVGQLAADLKRIEGMDVSIRAYENASPEKIISQDEPKLLSKGSGLLFHIPVQSRDEIFASLDTVRSALQPLGDISVQQIGDELSQEFMLKISIGNYVETEGANGEDETAPDKGSMAAPDKGSDAGEQGDEGTAAEAPEDAGTPEDAGIPEDAGTPEDTELLDITEARVKELLASQFPRESILLPKSDFVGPSLSQELLSGALWSVLLAMILILIYVAVRFKIGYAIGAIVALIHDVLIMLGFIGVFQIEVTASTIAAVLTIIGYSLNDTIVVFDRIRENVQLLRDMDRESIIDTSITQSLSRTIITSLTTLIAVTAIFIFGTGVIKDFALSLIIGIISGTYSSIFIASPILLTWQNVKEKKKKEKQEVMYGKKSAAPPPEPEQKKVKEKANPEEQQSAEAETLQAEEGQKKKKKKKKKKKKR, from the coding sequence ATGAAAAAAGTGATTAAATTTACCAGAATACGGGTTGTCATGTTCATCATCTCGCTGCTTCTCATCATCGGATTGGGCGTCGGAACACTTTTTTGGGGACAGTTCAATCTGGGAATCGATTTTACCGGCGGGCTCAATATGCAGGTTCAGATCGCACCGGTGGCCTTTTCAATCGATTACGAAGGCGAGGGATTTGTCGAGGTACGGCTTATGGGCGGTGTCCTTACGATGAAACTCGACATGGGAGAAGAAGAAAACCGCTACGAATTCAGACTTCAAAATTATGAAACCGTCGGTCAGCTTGCAGCCGACCTGAAGCGTATCGAAGGAATGGATGTCTCGATCAGGGCATACGAAAACGCTTCACCGGAAAAGATCATCTCGCAGGACGAGCCCAAACTCCTTTCCAAAGGATCGGGGCTCCTCTTTCATATACCGGTACAGAGCCGGGACGAAATATTCGCCTCGCTTGATACAGTCCGTTCGGCGCTTCAACCGCTCGGTGATATTTCCGTACAGCAGATCGGTGACGAATTGAGTCAGGAGTTTATGCTCAAAATAAGCATCGGCAATTATGTCGAAACGGAAGGTGCGAACGGCGAAGATGAAACAGCGCCGGATAAAGGAAGTATGGCGGCGCCGGATAAAGGATCGGATGCGGGAGAACAGGGAGATGAAGGGACCGCCGCTGAGGCCCCGGAAGATGCCGGAACACCGGAAGATGCCGGAATACCGGAAGATGCCGGAACTCCCGAAGATACGGAACTTCTCGATATCACGGAAGCCCGTGTCAAGGAACTCCTTGCGAGCCAATTCCCGCGGGAATCGATATTGCTTCCGAAAAGCGACTTTGTCGGACCGAGTTTGTCCCAGGAGCTTCTGTCGGGCGCATTGTGGAGTGTTCTGCTCGCCATGATCCTGATCCTCATTTATGTCGCGGTCAGGTTCAAGATTGGATATGCAATCGGCGCGATCGTCGCCCTTATTCATGATGTTCTGATCATGCTCGGATTTATCGGAGTGTTCCAGATCGAGGTAACGGCGTCGACCATCGCGGCGGTCCTGACGATTATCGGTTATTCATTGAACGATACGATCGTCGTCTTCGACCGGATTCGTGAAAACGTCCAGCTGCTTCGCGATATGGACAGGGAATCGATCATCGATACGAGTATCACCCAGTCGTTGAGCAGAACGATCATCACCTCGCTCACCACATTGATAGCGGTCACCGCCATTTTTATCTTCGGAACGGGTGTAATAAAGGATTTCGCCTTGAGTCTCATCATCGGTATTATTTCCGGTACCTATTCCTCTATCTTTATCGCGTCTCCGATTCTGTTGACCTGGCAGAATGTCAAGGAGAAAAAGAAAAAGGAAAAGCAGGAAGTGATGTACGGGAAAAAGTCCGCCGCGCCTCCTCCTGAACCCGAGCAGAAAAAGGTGAAGGAAAAAGCAAATCCGGAGGAGCAGCAGTCCGCCGAAGCGGAAACTCTTCAGGCTGAAGAAGGACAGAAGAAGAAGAAAAAGAAGAAAAAGAAAAAGAAAAAGAGATAA
- a CDS encoding metallophosphoesterase — MKHISTVLKIEKDCDIVVLNGDITQLGGYREATKVLEHFLLSGKRILAIPGNMDREGVLEFLEEQSINIHGKCFVEEGYGFIGLGGSNPTPFHTPMEYEDRNLGGIIKDALDELASSEGIIMKILVSHAPPRDTSLDVAGKSVHVGSQAVRDIIETNGIDLCLCGHIHESAGTDTIGTCLCVNPGAFKDGNYCSIDINDNGIDVQRRKL; from the coding sequence ATGAAGCATATTTCGACGGTATTAAAGATTGAAAAGGATTGTGATATCGTCGTCCTGAACGGCGATATCACTCAGCTCGGCGGATACAGGGAGGCGACAAAGGTGCTGGAACACTTCCTCCTTTCCGGTAAAAGGATCCTGGCGATACCGGGAAATATGGACAGGGAAGGGGTGCTCGAGTTCCTCGAGGAGCAGAGTATCAATATTCACGGTAAATGTTTTGTCGAAGAAGGATATGGTTTTATCGGTCTGGGCGGAAGCAACCCGACTCCCTTTCACACACCCATGGAATATGAGGACCGGAATCTCGGCGGGATTATCAAGGATGCGCTCGATGAACTGGCATCTTCCGAAGGGATAATAATGAAAATTCTCGTTTCTCATGCACCGCCGCGGGATACGTCACTCGATGTGGCGGGGAAAAGCGTCCATGTCGGGTCGCAGGCAGTGCGTGATATAATTGAAACAAATGGTATCGATCTGTGCCTGTGCGGGCATATCCATGAATCCGCCGGGACGGATACGATCGGAACGTGTCTCTGTGTCAACCCGGGCGCGTTCAAGGATGGCAATTATTGTTCGATCGATATAAACGATAACGGTATTGATGTACAGAGGAGGAAATTGTGA
- the tkt gene encoding transketolase, translated as MTPVTMKAIASVALSVRSLAMDGVQKANSGHPGLPMGCAELGSVIYGEILRHCPPEPRWINRDRFVLSAGHGSMFLYSLLHLSGYDVSLDDLKSFRQLGSRTPGHPEYGMTPGVETTTGPLGQGVANAVGFAIAEKMLAARFNTDKHTVIDHYTYVLASDGDLMEGVAFEAMSLAGHLGLGKLVLFYDSNRITIEGSTDLAFSDDVAGRFKSSGWHVQSGSAYDIGGIVRMAAEARRVTDKPSFILLESVIGKGSANLEGSHKTHGAPLGEEEVSATKKALGIPADERFYIHPEAIAYFREKGKVWKAAYEEWREVFDAWKSENPALFEEWKNYFEQRIPGHLPYPEFSVGEKLATRSAGGKVLNAIAPSIPNLIGGSADLAPSNNTELKGMGDFLRDQPLGRNMHFGIREHGMGGIVNGMALHGGIRPFCATFLIFSDYMRPSIRLAALMKLPVIYVFTHDSIFVGEDGPTHQPIEQITALRSIPNLLVLRPADAQETAAAWRMALERKNGPVAVLLTRQNLTVFEKHDAEWKDHIRRGAYIAMDSDGEPEIVIAASGSEVGLAITAAKKRSARKIRVVSMIAPSLFLEQDDAIRRSLLPDNARRLLIEAGIGMGWHGLSREGDRIVSIERFGESGPGNEVADHLGLTEETVCGHIDRL; from the coding sequence ATGACGCCTGTAACCATGAAGGCGATCGCTTCTGTCGCCCTTTCCGTACGATCACTCGCCATGGATGGCGTCCAGAAGGCGAACTCGGGCCATCCCGGATTGCCGATGGGGTGCGCGGAACTCGGTTCGGTAATATACGGTGAAATTTTACGCCACTGTCCGCCGGAGCCGCGCTGGATTAATCGCGACCGGTTCGTCCTTTCAGCCGGGCACGGGTCCATGTTTCTCTATTCCCTCCTGCATCTTTCAGGTTATGATGTGAGTCTCGACGATCTCAAGAGTTTCCGGCAGCTCGGCTCAAGAACACCGGGCCATCCCGAATACGGCATGACGCCGGGGGTCGAAACGACGACGGGTCCCCTCGGTCAGGGGGTCGCGAACGCCGTCGGATTCGCGATCGCGGAAAAAATGCTCGCAGCCCGTTTCAATACGGACAAACACACGGTCATCGATCACTATACCTACGTCCTGGCGAGTGACGGGGATTTAATGGAAGGGGTCGCTTTCGAGGCGATGTCCCTCGCCGGCCATCTCGGCCTCGGCAAACTCGTGCTGTTCTACGACTCGAACAGGATAACGATCGAAGGATCGACGGATCTCGCTTTTTCCGATGATGTCGCCGGGCGCTTTAAAAGTTCGGGCTGGCATGTCCAGTCGGGCAGCGCGTACGACATCGGGGGGATCGTACGAATGGCCGCGGAGGCCCGCCGCGTAACGGATAAACCGTCCTTCATCCTCCTCGAATCCGTGATCGGAAAGGGTTCGGCGAATCTCGAAGGCTCGCACAAAACGCACGGCGCGCCGCTGGGTGAAGAAGAGGTTTCGGCGACAAAAAAGGCACTGGGAATCCCTGCGGACGAACGGTTTTATATTCATCCGGAGGCGATTGCTTATTTCAGGGAGAAGGGGAAAGTATGGAAAGCGGCGTACGAAGAATGGCGGGAAGTCTTTGATGCGTGGAAATCGGAGAATCCGGCGCTGTTTGAGGAGTGGAAGAATTATTTCGAACAACGAATTCCCGGACATCTGCCGTATCCGGAGTTTTCCGTGGGTGAAAAACTCGCGACCAGGAGCGCAGGGGGGAAGGTCCTCAACGCGATCGCCCCTTCGATCCCCAATCTGATCGGGGGAAGCGCGGACCTCGCTCCGTCGAATAATACCGAACTGAAGGGAATGGGCGATTTCCTGCGGGATCAGCCCCTTGGGAGAAACATGCACTTCGGGATACGCGAGCACGGCATGGGGGGGATCGTCAACGGTATGGCCCTTCACGGAGGGATACGCCCTTTTTGCGCCACTTTCCTCATTTTCTCCGATTATATGCGGCCGTCGATTCGTCTCGCGGCGCTCATGAAGCTACCCGTCATCTATGTGTTCACGCACGATTCGATTTTCGTGGGTGAAGACGGGCCGACACATCAGCCGATCGAACAGATTACCGCGCTGCGAAGCATCCCCAACCTCCTCGTCCTCCGGCCGGCGGACGCGCAGGAGACCGCAGCTGCATGGCGGATGGCGCTCGAAAGGAAAAACGGGCCGGTCGCCGTTCTTCTGACGCGTCAGAATCTCACCGTTTTCGAAAAACACGATGCCGAATGGAAGGACCATATACGGCGTGGCGCCTATATCGCCATGGATTCGGACGGTGAACCGGAAATCGTGATTGCCGCCTCGGGGTCGGAAGTGGGGCTGGCGATCACCGCAGCAAAAAAACGAAGCGCGAGAAAAATACGCGTGGTCTCCATGATCGCGCCGTCGCTTTTTCTGGAACAGGATGACGCCATACGGCGTTCACTCCTGCCGGATAACGCCCGCCGCCTGCTCATCGAGGCGGGAATCGGCATGGGCTGGCACGGTCTTTCGCGCGAAGGCGACCGGATCGTCTCGATCGAACGCTTCGGGGAGTCGGGACCGGGGAATGAAGTCGCGGATCACCTTGGATTGACCGAGGAAACGGTGTGCGGTCACATCGACCGTCTGTAA
- a CDS encoding radical SAM protein, whose protein sequence is MEVQTLSIVVPAGCYNRCRFCVSRLHDDSHYINQIEKNKRLKHLYRRDYMARLAFARDNGCNTIILTGRGEPILNPGFLENLSTWNQSLEHPFRWMELQTAGAGLDREKLKWLRNEIKIATISVSLSSIFSDDENADYNRTPDNLKVDIASLCREIKELDFNLRLSLNMTDFYNGKRPEAVFERALRLGADQLTFRVLYKTPEPDGIEVGKINEWIDEHRSCEATLLAIKEHIVAKGKKLERLPFGALRYSVSGISTVLDDDCMNVEAKEVLKYLILRPNCKLYTKWDDPGSLLF, encoded by the coding sequence ATGGAAGTCCAGACATTATCAATCGTGGTTCCCGCGGGTTGTTATAACCGTTGCCGGTTTTGTGTTTCACGGCTTCACGACGACAGCCACTATATCAATCAGATCGAGAAAAACAAACGGTTAAAGCATCTGTACCGGAGGGATTATATGGCCCGGCTCGCGTTTGCCCGCGATAACGGGTGTAATACCATCATTCTGACGGGGCGCGGAGAACCGATTCTCAATCCCGGTTTTCTCGAAAACCTCTCGACATGGAACCAGTCGCTCGAACATCCTTTCCGCTGGATGGAGCTGCAAACCGCCGGAGCGGGTCTCGACCGGGAGAAGCTCAAATGGCTCAGAAACGAAATCAAGATCGCAACCATATCGGTCAGCCTTTCGAGTATCTTTTCCGACGACGAAAACGCCGATTACAATCGTACCCCGGACAACCTGAAGGTCGATATCGCTTCGTTGTGCCGTGAGATAAAGGAGCTCGATTTCAATCTCCGTCTGTCGCTGAACATGACGGATTTCTATAACGGGAAACGCCCTGAAGCGGTTTTCGAACGGGCGCTGCGGCTCGGGGCAGACCAGCTGACATTCCGTGTGTTGTATAAAACGCCCGAACCGGACGGCATAGAGGTGGGGAAGATCAACGAATGGATCGACGAACATCGCTCGTGTGAGGCGACGCTCCTCGCGATCAAGGAGCATATCGTCGCAAAGGGAAAAAAACTCGAACGCCTCCCCTTCGGCGCGCTTCGCTATTCGGTTTCGGGTATTTCAACGGTGCTCGACGACGACTGCATGAATGTGGAGGCGAAGGAAGTACTCAAATACCTCATTCTGAGACCGAACTGCAAACTTTATACGAAATGGGACGATCCCGGTTCCCTGCTGTTTTAG
- a CDS encoding 3-deoxy-7-phosphoheptulonate synthase: protein MDEKAERKNEWTPSSWQNKKALQQPVYRDDEGYRRVIGRLTSYPPLISPGEIDRLKRKIGEAGEGEGFILQGGDCVERFIDCNERTITNKFKIILQMSVILTYAARKPVIRIGRIAGQYSKPRSNETEVIKGVEIPVYRGDGINGYDPEKAKREPDSLRLLESFYHSAVTINYIRALIAGGFADLHRPFTWNLYEIEQTEKWPEYRDILEQILDAIRFMETFGGVNTDTLGSIEFYTSHEGLHLGYEEAMTRRDERLGRYLNCGAHMLWIGERTRHPDGAHVEYFRGVDNPIAIKIGPSIDKDEMTGLIGILNPKNEKGRITIITRLGRDRAGDVLPGLIAAVRKSRQSVTWSCDPMHGNTDITETGVKTRNFDNILGELKESYVIHRDRKSILSGVHFELTGDDVTECIGGAVDLTANDLSRNYQSYCDPRLNYAQSMEMAFLIAKLIKT, encoded by the coding sequence ATGGATGAAAAAGCCGAACGAAAAAACGAATGGACCCCCTCGAGCTGGCAAAATAAAAAGGCGCTTCAACAGCCGGTCTACCGGGATGATGAGGGGTACCGGAGGGTGATCGGGCGGCTTACGAGTTATCCGCCCTTGATTTCACCGGGTGAAATCGACCGTCTCAAACGGAAAATCGGTGAGGCGGGGGAAGGAGAAGGATTCATTTTACAGGGGGGGGACTGCGTCGAGCGTTTCATCGATTGCAACGAAAGGACGATCACCAACAAGTTCAAGATCATTCTGCAGATGAGTGTGATCCTCACCTATGCGGCGAGAAAACCGGTCATCAGGATCGGACGAATCGCCGGGCAGTATTCGAAACCCCGCTCCAATGAAACGGAAGTGATAAAGGGCGTCGAGATTCCCGTATACCGCGGGGACGGCATCAATGGTTACGATCCGGAGAAAGCGAAGCGGGAGCCCGATAGTCTGAGGCTTTTGGAAAGTTTTTATCATTCGGCTGTCACCATCAATTATATCCGGGCCCTGATCGCGGGCGGGTTCGCCGACCTGCACCGGCCCTTTACATGGAATCTCTATGAAATCGAACAAACTGAAAAATGGCCCGAATACCGCGACATTCTGGAACAGATCCTCGATGCGATACGTTTTATGGAAACATTCGGCGGGGTCAATACCGATACACTCGGCAGTATCGAGTTCTATACCTCGCACGAGGGGCTGCACCTGGGTTATGAGGAGGCGATGACGAGACGGGATGAACGGCTCGGCCGTTACCTCAACTGCGGAGCGCATATGCTCTGGATCGGTGAAAGGACCAGGCATCCGGACGGCGCGCATGTCGAATATTTCAGGGGGGTCGATAATCCGATCGCCATAAAAATCGGTCCGTCAATCGACAAGGATGAGATGACCGGTCTGATCGGCATACTCAATCCGAAAAACGAAAAGGGAAGAATCACGATCATCACGAGACTCGGCAGGGACAGGGCGGGCGACGTTCTTCCCGGCCTGATTGCGGCAGTACGGAAATCCCGCCAGTCGGTCACCTGGAGCTGCGATCCCATGCACGGCAATACCGATATCACCGAAACCGGAGTGAAAACACGGAATTTCGACAATATACTCGGGGAATTGAAGGAAAGTTATGTCATCCACCGGGACCGGAAGAGCATCCTGTCCGGCGTCCATTTCGAACTTACCGGCGATGATGTCACCGAATGTATCGGGGGGGCGGTCGACCTGACGGCCAACGATCTTTCACGGAATTATCAATCATATTGCGATCCCCGTCTCAATTACGCGCAGAGTATGGAGATGGCCTTTCTCATCGCGAAATTGATTAAAACATAG
- a CDS encoding nitroreductase family protein — protein sequence MDLFTAIEKRHSYRGDFRDIPIPRKDLERIVDAGIRAPSGRNEQTTAFVIVDDESRLRDLAGIVKKPVVSSAKAVIACIVEHRPVYKGISFAVEDCAAATENMLLAITALGYASVWIDGNIRVDGKAEKLKRLLRLPDNREVRVILPLGVPVESCAQKEKKPFEERAWYNEYGGEE from the coding sequence ATGGATCTTTTTACGGCGATTGAAAAAAGGCATAGTTACCGGGGGGATTTCAGGGACATTCCGATCCCGAGGAAGGATCTCGAAAGGATCGTTGATGCCGGAATCCGGGCCCCTTCGGGGAGAAATGAACAGACAACGGCGTTTGTCATTGTCGACGATGAATCCAGGCTCCGGGACTTAGCCGGTATCGTGAAAAAACCGGTCGTCTCGTCGGCGAAGGCGGTCATTGCCTGTATCGTCGAACACCGCCCGGTTTACAAGGGGATTTCGTTCGCGGTCGAGGATTGCGCCGCGGCAACGGAGAACATGCTGCTGGCGATTACCGCGCTCGGGTACGCATCGGTGTGGATCGACGGGAATATCCGTGTTGACGGAAAGGCGGAAAAGCTGAAACGCCTGCTGCGTCTGCCGGATAACCGGGAGGTCCGGGTCATCCTGCCCCTGGGTGTCCCCGTGGAATCATGCGCGCAAAAGGAAAAAAAGCCGTTTGAGGAGCGGGCATGGTACAATGAATACGGCGGAGAAGAATAG
- a CDS encoding peptidylprolyl isomerase, translating to MIRFVFITLVCLLFFFCCENDGRNLPPGLYADIETNRGTFTLRLDFDKLPMTVSNFVGLASGLFKDGGSIGRRFYENTVFYDVIDNLMVAGGDPYGDGRGGPGYTIPYESNPGVTHNVPYTISMVRCGNEVHGSGFAVYRVPAPWLDGLQPAFGRVIRGTETVDALQRGDYIKKATVIRIGSAANAFRVDDDMFEKLRGNVTNRIRDRKRSVMENQRLELERRLPGVAENPQGLADLIEREGEGEPPEEGDRLVIVYTVELPDGSVIMSSQSSTDYSIFITGDIIKGLKETIMQMKKGESRVIVVPPDYGFGGSGVPGLVPPDTFLIFRIELVDYDTQTASDGVSSSGGWVFTSPLGKAGEEAAPRAGSEQQ from the coding sequence ATGATTCGTTTTGTTTTCATTACCCTTGTCTGCCTCTTGTTTTTTTTCTGCTGCGAGAATGACGGAAGGAACCTTCCTCCCGGACTCTATGCGGATATCGAAACAAACAGGGGGACGTTTACTCTCAGACTCGACTTTGACAAACTGCCGATGACCGTTTCCAATTTCGTCGGTCTTGCTTCCGGTTTGTTCAAAGACGGCGGAAGCATCGGGCGCCGTTTTTACGAAAATACCGTATTTTACGATGTCATAGACAATCTCATGGTCGCAGGCGGAGATCCTTACGGTGACGGCCGGGGCGGTCCCGGTTATACGATACCATATGAATCCAATCCGGGAGTAACGCATAATGTCCCTTATACCATTTCGATGGTCAGGTGCGGGAACGAGGTCCATGGAAGCGGGTTCGCCGTTTACCGTGTCCCCGCCCCCTGGCTCGACGGCCTGCAGCCCGCTTTCGGCAGGGTGATACGCGGCACGGAAACCGTCGATGCCCTTCAGCGGGGAGATTATATAAAGAAAGCGACCGTTATACGGATTGGAAGCGCGGCAAACGCATTCAGGGTCGATGACGATATGTTCGAGAAACTTCGGGGCAATGTGACGAACAGGATACGGGACCGGAAGCGGAGTGTGATGGAAAATCAGCGCCTGGAGCTCGAGCGGCGCCTGCCGGGGGTTGCCGAAAATCCCCAGGGGTTGGCCGATCTGATCGAACGGGAAGGGGAGGGTGAACCCCCGGAAGAAGGAGACAGACTCGTCATTGTCTATACGGTCGAACTCCCCGACGGGTCGGTTATCATGAGTTCACAAAGCTCAACCGATTATTCGATATTTATCACCGGCGATATCATCAAGGGATTGAAAGAGACGATCATGCAGATGAAAAAGGGCGAATCGAGGGTGATCGTCGTTCCTCCGGACTATGGTTTCGGCGGATCGGGAGTACCCGGACTCGTCCCACCAGATACTTTTCTCATTTTCAGGATCGAGCTTGTCGATTATGATACGCAAACGGCCTCCGATGGCGTATCCTCTTCCGGCGGCTGGGTTTTTACCTCTCCGTTAGGGAAAGCGGGTGAAGAAGCGGCGCCGCGCGCGGGATCGGAACAACAATAA